A segment of the Nitrospirota bacterium genome:
AATATTGATGAGTGGCAGATGACACCCCTATGGGTATGGCTATCAGGATAATCAGTGCCATGGAAAGAACATTAATCAGGATTGTAACAGGCAGGCGCTCTTTTATCTTGTCCCATACAGGTCTCTTGTCTGTGGAGAATGATTCACCAAAATCAAGTTTAACCAGGCGTTTTATCCAGATTCCATACTGAACAATTACAGGTTTATCGAGACCATAATATTTTTCAAGCTTTTCCCTTGCCTCAGGTGTTATCTTTGGATTTAGCTCGGCAAGGATATCTGTAGGTTTGCCCGGGGCAAGGTGAATTATGAAAAAAGATATCAGTGTTATCCCTATAATAGTCGGAATCATCTCGAGCAGGCGTTTGGCGAAATAAATAATCATCGGGCTTCCTGCAATAATATCAATTAAGTGATGAAATTGGAAGAGGCCTGAACTGCCGGACAGTTTGCATCCTGCATCTCACTTGAATTGGGGGATAATTTGATTTATTATCGTTATAGGTTAATCTGACGATAAAAATACAGTATCTCATCTTTGAATTCAATTTAACAAAACATTATTGATACAGCATGGATTGAAAGGGGGGCATATTTGTGAAAAAGCTGTTTTCTCCTGACACCGTCGCTGTAATAGGCGCTACAGAGCGGGATGGTTCTGTAGGAAGGACGGTATTAGAAAATTTAGTCAGATCTCCGGGACGCAGGGTTTTTCCTGTAAACCCAAAAAGAAAAGAGGTCCTGGGCATTGAATGCTTTGCCTCTGTCTCAGATATCCCTGTCATTGTTGACCTTGCTGTGATCGTTACCCCTGCCAGTACGGTACCTGCAATTGTTGAAGAGTGCGGTAAGGCCGGGATAGAAGGTGTGATAATTATTTCAGCGGGCTTCAGAGAGTCCGGTGAGGAGGGCCGGGGGCTGGAAGATGAAATAAGAAAGATCAGGCGCAGATATGGCATGCGGATTGTTGGGCCAAACTGTCTCGGTGTTATCAGGCCGCACATTGATTTGAATGCATCATTCCTTAAGGTCAATCCAAAACCTGGCAAGATAGCCTTCATATCACAGAGCGGGGCCCTTGGAAGCGCTATACTTGACTGGGCTATGGAATCCCACGTAGGCTTTAGCATGTTCGCCTCACTTGGTTCCATGGTTGACGTAGATTTCGGTGACATAATTGATTTTGTGGGTGATGACCCCAATACAAGGAGCATTATGCTCTATATTGAGGGCATTGGAAATGCAAAGAAGTTTATGAGTGCAGCGAGGGGTTTTGCCCGCAGTAAGCCTATCATCGTTATTAAACCTGGCAAGTTTGCAGAGAGTGCAAGGGCCGCTGTTTCACATACCGGCGCTATGGCAGGCGACTACCATGTTTATGATGCTGCCTTTAAGAGGGCCGGCGTCATCAGGATTGAAGAAATTGCAGACCTTTTTAATGCAGCCGAGGTACTTGATTCCAAATATCTGCCTAAAGGGCCAAAACTCGCAATTATTACCAATGCAGGCGGTGTTGGCGTTATAGCGACCGACGCTCTGATGCAGTCTCATGGCGAGTTGTCAAAAATCTCTGATGAGGGCATAAAAGAGCTTGACCAGCACATGCCGGCGCACTGGAGCAGGGGGAACCCGATAGACATCCTGGGAGATGCGGACATAGATAGATATCTGCATGCTATCAAAGTATGTCTGAATGAGGATGAGGTGAATGGCATACTTGTTATCTATACACCTCAGGGGGCTGCAAAACCAGATGAACTCGCACAGCGTATAGTGGACATTGCAAAAAAGACATATAAACCCATCATTGCCGTCTGGATGGGGGGGAAGATGGCCAAAGAGGGAAGGTCTGTATTCCTCAAAAACAACATCCCTACTACTGGTACACCTGAACATGCAGTCAAGACCTATATGTATATGTATAAATACGGCAAGAACCTCCAGCTGCTGTATGAAACCCCCGCTGAATTGTCAGTTGACCAGGCACCTCCCAAGCACCACTTAAAGGCGCTGATCAGACGCAGTGTACAGGAGGGGAGGCTGCTCCTCAATGAAGATGAATCAAAGAAACTGCTTAAGGATTATGGAATACCTGTTACCAGGGCATATACTGCCGGCAGCATTGATGAGGCGCTGAGCATAGCAGGAGAAACCGGCTATCCCGTGGTACTTAAGATCGTCTCGCCGGACATCACACACAAGACTGATGTCGGAGGTGTGATAACTGGTGTAAACTCGGAGGATCAATTAAGGGAAAAGTATAACAGGTTGATAAGCAGTGTAAGGGAAAACCGGCCGGAGGCAAGGATCAGCGGTGTCTCTGTCCAGAAGATGTTCGAGCGGATTGACTATGAACTGATACTGGGTGCAAAAAAAGACAGGGAGTTCGGGACTGTAATCCTCTTTGGGATGGGGGGGATAGGGGTAGAGATCTTCCGTGATTTTTCAGTTGCGCTCCCGCCGTTAAATCAGACTCTTGCAAGAAGGCTGATGGAAGAGACAGAGGTCTTTAAAATGATACAGGGTTACCGGGGCAGACCTCCTGCAGACATCAGGCAATTAGAACAGATAATTGTTGCCTTCTCCAATCTCATAATTGATTTCCCTGAGATAGAGGAGATGGACATAAACCCTCTCGCTATTTCCGGGAGTTCGATATCAGCGCTTGACGCCAGGACTATAATAGATAAAGATGCCATAGGGTCGGCCTCTCCATATCAACATCTCGTCATAACCCCTTATCCTACAAGATATGTAATACCGTGGAAACTGATGGACGGGACAGAGGTGTTATTAAGACCCATCCGGCCTGAAGATGAACCTATGGAAAGCGAAATGCTGTCAACCCTTTCTGAACAGGCCCTTGTCGGCAGATTTTTTCAGGCAGTCAGAAAAATATCACACGATATGCTGACCAGATATTGTAATATTGATTATGACCGTGAGATGGCGATAGTGGCAGAGCTCAGGGAGGACGGAAGGAAACGGTTAATAGGAATCGGAAGGATAATTATTGAGACTGACTTCAGGAAGGGCGAGTTTGCGGTCCTTGTACATGATGATTTTCAGCGAAGGGGGTTGGGATACAAGCTCGTTGATATGTTGATAGGAATTGCTCATGAAAAGGGATTGGAAAAGGTTTATGGCATAGTTTTGACTGATAACAGGCAGATGCTGAGGATATGCAGGGAGCTTGGGTTTACTGTGCGTGACATGCCTGACGGTCTCAGCAAAGTTGAGCTGATGTTAAAATGAAACCTTAATGTCTTTCTACTCTATTATATCCTTTCTTGGCGGCATAGCCATACTGTTATACGGAATAAGACTTGCCGGCGATGGCCTTCAGAAGGCGGCCGGCGGCCGTCTCCGGGCCATTCTGACTTCCCTCACCAGAAACAGGTTCATGGGAATCGGGGTCGGCGCAGTCATTACAGCCATTCTTCAGAGCAGCAGCGCTACCACGGTGATGCTTGTCGGTTTTGTCAGTTCTGGATTGATGAGGCTGAATCAGACAATGGGTGTCATCCTTGGGGCTGACATCGGCACGACCTTCACCGTGCAGATACTGTCTTTCAGAATTTATGATATTGCAATCCTTTTCATTGCAGCCGGCGTTGCCATCATGTTTCTTGGAAAACGGACTGTTGTGCGTGATGCAGGCGAGGGTATTCTTGGTTTTTCCTTTATCTTCTATTCAATAAAGATCATATCTGAAAGCATGGTTCCGTTGAAGGACAGCGTCTTATTCAAGACAATGCTGCTTTCTGTTGGGGAGAGTCCTGTTACAGCCATACTGATTGCCGCCGTTCTTACTGCAATTGTTCACAGCAGCGCTGCTGTAATTGGCATGACGCTGGCATTATCACTTCATAATCTCATTACGCTGGATGTGGCAATTCCCATTATATTAGGCGCCAATATCGGCACATGTGTAACAGCCGTATATTCAAGCTTTGGTGCAAATATAGAGGCAAGACAGGTGGCTGCTGCCCACATTTTATTTAAGATACTCGGAGTTGTAATATTCTTTCCCTTTATTGGTTTATTTACAGGACTCGTTGAATTGACCTCTTCTGACGTGCCAAGACAGATTGCAAATGCACATACTCTTTTTAATATCGCAATCGGGATAATCTTTGTACCGCTGACGAACCCCATTGCGAACCTGATTCAGAAAATGATGCCGGAAGGGAAAGAAGAAAGATTTGCTCCGAAATATCTGGATCCGCATGTGCTGAGCACTCCTTCGCTTGCCCTTGGGCAAGCCACGCGTGAAGCGCTGAGAATGGCTGAGATAGTGCACTGGATGCTAAGGGAAAGCATAAATGTATTCAAAAACAATGACAGAGACCTTCTTCAGAGGATAGAGCAAAGGGATGATGACGTTGATTTACTCGACAGAGAGATAAGGTTTTATCTGACTAGACTTGCTCAATCGTCACTGTCGCCTTCCCAGTCACGGAGGGAATTCGAGTTAATTGCAATTACAGGCAATATGGAAAATATTGGTGATATTATTGATAAAAACCTGATGGAACTTGCAAAAAAGAAGATATATCACGGAGTTGCCTTCTCAGAAAAGGGAATGGAGGAGATTACTGAATTTCACAATAAGGTGCTTGAAAATCTTGATATAGTCATATCCGCCTTTACCAGCCATGACAAGGAGCTGGCGCATAAGGTGGTGCGTCATAATGCAAGGATGGGGGAGATTGAGAGGGATCTGCGGCAGGCTCACATCAACAGGCTCCACATGGGGCTTAAGGAGTCAATAGATACGAGTGCAATACACCTTGACATCCTGAGTAATCTCAAGAGGATTAATTCACATATTACAAATATTGCCTATCCGACACTTGAAGAGGGTGCAGAATAATTTTCACATATTCGGTTATGCAATTTACTGTGTTTACTCCTTGACAATTTCCTGAAATTTATCTAAAATCGTGCAGTTTATTCAGAAATATTAATATGGAGTAGTATGTTTGATAATCTGACATCTAAGCTGGATGCTGTGCTGAAAAAATTTAAGGGCAGGGGTGTGCTGACTGAGCAGGACATTCAGGAAGGGCTCAGAGAGGTTCGGCTTGCTCTCCTTGAGGCCGATGTCAATTTCAAGGTTGTAAAGGCATTTGTTGACCGGGTCAGGGAAAGGGCGATGGGACAGGATGTCTTAAAGAGCCTTACGCCAGGTCAGCAGGTCGTCAAAATTGTATATGAAGAACTATGTTCTGTAATGGGTGAGCACAGCGAAGGCATTCGCCTCTCACCCAACCCGCCGACAGTAATTATGCTCTCAGGACTACAGGGTTCGGGTAAGACGACCACAGCCGGTAAGCTTGCCATGATGTTTAAAGAGAAAGGCAGAAAGGTGTTGCTTGTGGCTGCTGACATCAGAAGACCGGCGGCAGTGAAGCAGTTATGCGTATTGGGGGAGAGTCTCAGGGTGCAGGTATATACTCCTGAAGGGGGAAAGGATGCCGTAGCGGTATGCCGTGAAGGAGTTGAACATGCTAAAATGTATGGTCATGATGTCGTCATACTTGACACGGCAGGACGCCTTCACATTGATGACGAGTTGATGGATGAGCTTGTACAGATAAAATCCAGTGTAAACCCCGCTGAACTGCTGCTCGTAGTTGATGCCATGACAGGGCAGGATGCAGTCAATATAGCCTCACATTTTGACAAGCTGCTTGATATAACAGGTATTATTTTGACAAAGATGGATGGCGATGCGAGGGGGGGCGCTGTGCTGTCTGTCCGGCATGTAACCGGCAAGCCTGTAAGGCTTGTTGGTATGGGTGAAAAGCTCGACCAGCTCGAACCATTTCAGCCGGATCGGATTGCTTCCAGGATACTTGGGATGGGAGATGTGCTTTCTCTGATAGAAAAAGCGCAAAATGCTTACTCTCTCGAAGAGGTCTCAAAGTTAAAGGATAAGCTGAAGGGAGATGGCTTTACCCTCGAGGATTTCAGGGCTCAGATGAGGCAGATAAGAAAGCTTGGTTCGCTTACAGACCTGATCCAGATGATACCAGGCGGCAGGAAAATGCTGCAGGCTGCCGGAGGAGATATCCCTGAAGACAGCCTTAAGCGTGTAGAGGCTATAATAAACTCAATGACTATGCGTGAGCGGGTCGATCATACTATTATAAATGGCAGCAGGCGTAAAAGGATTGCAAAAGGGAGCGGCACGAGCGTTGAAGAGATCAACAGACTGCTTAAACATTTTCTTGAGGCAAAGAAAATGATGAAAGGCCTCTCAGGGGCAAAAGGTAAACTATCAATGCTGAATAAGGCAAGAAGGTTATTTTCATGAGTTTTGACATCAACCGGTCTGTTCTTACTGGTATTTTTAACCATTCCTCTGATTGTATCTTTATTATTGATAAAGAATGGAGAATCGTGGAAATGAACGGCGCGGCTGAAACTGTTTCAGGCTGGAGAAAGTCAGAGGTCCAGTCAATGCGTCTCTGCACGGAGCTGTTTATTTGTTATGACAAGGATGGAAACCAGCTATGTGATGGTGACTGTCCAAAGCTGAGTGTTGTTGAGAATAAAAGTGGCAGGGATTCCCTGGATGTAAAGATTACTGACAAGTCAGGACAGCCGTTTATCCTGCCTGGTCTGGCTGTGCCTGTAAGCTGTGACGGAGAAATCCTTTCAGCGTTCATTGTAAGAAATGAGATTGACAGGCAGTTGCTGGAGGAACGCCTGTTGTCGCTCGAAAGACTTGACCCGCTTACTCAGCTCTATCACAGGCAGTATTTTGAAGACCTTTTTAACATTGAAGCCAAAAGGCTTCAGCGGCATGGCGGGACTATAGCACTCCTGATGCTCGACGTTGAAGGATTGAGGGAATTAAACATCAGGTATGGACACAGGGCAGGGGATGATGTGCTCAGGGGGGTTGGCAAGGTAATTAAAAAGACTATAAGGGAGGTGGACATAGCGAGCCGTTACGGTGATGACGAGTATGTCATACTTCTTTATGGCGTTGATGAGGTAAAGGGGCAGGCATTTGTTCAAAGACTCAGGGATAACATGCTTAAATTGAATCAGACTGAAAATTTCCCTGTGCCTGTTAAGTTAAATATGTGTCTGCTGGTTGAGGACAGGGAATTCCCGTCATTGCTTCAGAAAATAAAAAATGTTATAGACGAACATAAGGGAATTCCATTATAATATAAGGTCTGGTAATTTTATAAGGAGGTGTATTAGTGGCAACAACGATTAGACTGACAAGAATGGGGAGGAGAAAACGGCCTTTTTACAGGGTGGTTGTTGCAAACTCCCGCATGCCGAGAGATGGAAGATTTCTTGAAGTCCTTGGCATGTATGATCCGCTTAAGGCTGAGAATGTGGAGAGCATAAAGGAGGACAGGGCTCTTTACTGGCTTGGCAAGGGAGCTACTGTTTCGGACACAGTCCGGCAGATCTTCAAGAGGAGCGGAATCCTGCAGAAGTTTGATGACATCAATAAATAGTACGGCACCATAATGACTTTCTTCAGTTGACAGATGGTTTGACAGGAAACGGAGGCGGGAGTTATGAAAGAGCTGATAGAATTGATAGCTAAAGCGCTCGTTGACAGTCCATCGGAAGTTACTGTTGCTGAGGTTGAAGGAGAGAAGGCTACGGTTCTTGAGCTTAGAGTTGCCCGTGAAGACATTGGCAAGGTTATCGGTAAACAGGGCAGAACAGCAAGGGCGATGAGGACAATACTAAGTGCAGCCGGCACAAAGCTCGGGAAAAGGTGCGTACTGGAGATACTGGAATAGCCCCGGGAACCGACAGTGATTTTGTTGCAGTAGCCTTTATAGCGAGGATTCATGGCTTAAGAGGTGATGTCAAGGTAGTACAGCTCTCAGATGACCCGGACAGGATTTATTCTCTGAATAAAGTTTACATTGTTTCAAAAAATGGAGAAACAAAGGAATCCTGCATAAAAAATATCAAAGCCATTAAGGGTGGTTTTGTTGTGTCACTGTCAACAGTTTTATCGGCATCTGATGCACAACATATTGTTGGAAGTTACATATCCGTACCGCAAGACGAGGTTCCGGAACCTGGCAAGGATAGATGGTACCATTATGAGATAATAGGAATTGAGGTGTTTACGACCGGCGGGGTGAGGCTCGGAAAGGTCGAAGAGATTATTACAACCGGTAGTAACGATGTTTATATTGTAAGGAATAATGATCGCGAATATTTAATCCCTGCAATTCGTGATGTTATAAAGGATGTTGATACAAAGAAAAGGCGCATGGTCATTGCCGTGATGGATGGTTTAATTGAGATGTGACATTCTGACTCTCTTTCCTGGGATGATATCCCCTGTGTTTGGGGAGAGCATCCTTAAGAGGGCCCAGGCCAAAGGATTGTTAAATGTCAGGGTTGTCAATATCAGGGATTATACGTTTGACAGGCATCGTACTGCCGATGACTATCCATATGGCGGCGGCGCAGGCATGGTTTTAAAGGCAGAACCGGTACTGAAGGCGGTTGATTCAATCAGGGAAGAGGAGAATGACCTTCGCATACTCCTTATGTCCCCACAGGGAATGCGGTATAATCAGGATATGGCTTCGGAGTTGAGCAGGGATAAACGAAGGATAGTTTTAATATGCGGACATTATGAAGGTATAGACGAGCGGGTGAGGACATACCTGTCGCCCGAGGAGATATCCATTGGTGATTATGTGCTGACCGGAGGTGAGCTGGCAGCCCTTGTCATCATTGATTCTGCAGTCAGATTGATCCCGGGTGTTCTTGGAGACAGCTCTTCTGTGGTGGATGAGTCATTTAATCAACTGCTTGACTATCCGCACTATACGAGGCCCGAAGAGTTGAGAAAAATGGGCGTGCCCTCAGTCCTGAAATCAGGGAATCATGAGGAGATACGAATATGGAGAAGGCGGCAGGCGCTTGCAAATACTTTGTACAAACGTCCTGATATGCTTGACAAGGCGGTCTTGTCAGATGAAGACATAAAATTACTTGAGGAAATTAAGGAGGAAAGAGAACAATGAATGTGATAGAACGCCTGGAAAAACAACAGATGCAGAAAAACATAACGCCATACAATATTGGCGATACAGTGCAGGTGCACGTAAAGGTTATAGAGGGTGACAGGGAACGTACCCAGGTATTTGAGGGTAATATAATAGCGAGACGGGGCAAAAATAACAGAAAGACAATTACTGTCAGAAAGGTTTCGTACGGTGTGGGAGTTGAGCGTGTGTTTCCTGTCTACTCACCGTATGTGCAGGATATAAAAATCCTCAAGAGCGGTAAGGTGCGCAGGGCCAAGCTTTACTATATCAGATCGAAGAAGGGCCGGGCCATGCGTATTGCTGATAAGGACGCTATTGCCTGACCTGTCATTTGAAAATGATGCATACCGGCAGGGGTATACAAATGTCGCCGGAATTGATGAGGCCGGAAGGGGGTGTCTTGCCGGCCCGGTTGTAGCCGCTGCGGTCATATTCAATGCCGGATATTTTATTGAAGATGTTGATGATTCGAAAAAGCTGTCGCCTGTCAGAAGGGAGCGCTTATTTGATATAATAAGTGCAAATGCGATGGGCATAGGCGTCGGTATAGTAGACAATCAGGATATAGATAAGATAAATATTTATAATGCTACTATTAAGGCCATGAAATTGGCAGTAGAAGAAATTGCGATACATCCTGATTATTTGTTGATTGATGCAGTACCTCTAAAAGACCTGTCAATACCCCAGTTGTCCATTATTAAAGGTGATACATTAAGTTTTACCATAGCTGCAGCATCAATTATTGCAAAGGTAACAAGAGACCGGCTTATGGCGGAATATCATCTCTCTTTTCCGGAGTATAATTTTATCACCCACAAGGGTTATGGAACACCGGAACATATTGAGCAGTTGAGAAAATTCGGACCGTGTAAAATTCACCGTGAGAGTTTTATTGGAAAGATACCCGGATGTCAAGATTGAATAACAGGGCAAAGGGCAGGGATGGCGAGTTACTGGCAGAAGAGTACCTTGCGATAAGCGGGTATGATATCATTGCGAGGAATTACAGAAACCGTTTTGGTGAGATTGACCTTATTGCACGGGAAGGTAATACCCTCGTTTTTATTGAAGTAAAGACAAGGAATAACTATAAACATGGCCTGCCTGCAGACGCTGTTGATGAGAGGAAACAACGCAGGCTTGGGAGAGTGGCGCTATCTTATATTGCCAGTGAGGGAATAAATAATCAGCCGTGCCGTTTTGACGTATTGTCTATAATCGAGAACAGGGTAGAGTTGCTAAAGGATGCTTTTATCCTTCCGGAAGGCAGCATATGGTAACCGGTGTAAACAGTGATGTAAATTATAACGGAAAGGTATATCACGTTCAGACGGAAGATGGCGGTATTAATAATCCAATGATACTGACCAGGATATATTGCTGCGGGGTTCTCATTACGAGCAGAAAGACAAGTTATGTCTATTTGCTCGAGATGGAAG
Coding sequences within it:
- the rimM gene encoding 16S rRNA processing protein RimM, producing MRTGDTGIAPGTDSDFVAVAFIARIHGLRGDVKVVQLSDDPDRIYSLNKVYIVSKNGETKESCIKNIKAIKGGFVVSLSTVLSASDAQHIVGSYISVPQDEVPEPGKDRWYHYEIIGIEVFTTGGVRLGKVEEIITTGSNDVYIVRNNDREYLIPAIRDVIKDVDTKKRRMVIAVMDGLIEM
- the ffh gene encoding signal recognition particle protein, with the translated sequence MFDNLTSKLDAVLKKFKGRGVLTEQDIQEGLREVRLALLEADVNFKVVKAFVDRVRERAMGQDVLKSLTPGQQVVKIVYEELCSVMGEHSEGIRLSPNPPTVIMLSGLQGSGKTTTAGKLAMMFKEKGRKVLLVAADIRRPAAVKQLCVLGESLRVQVYTPEGGKDAVAVCREGVEHAKMYGHDVVILDTAGRLHIDDELMDELVQIKSSVNPAELLLVVDAMTGQDAVNIASHFDKLLDITGIILTKMDGDARGGAVLSVRHVTGKPVRLVGMGEKLDQLEPFQPDRIASRILGMGDVLSLIEKAQNAYSLEEVSKLKDKLKGDGFTLEDFRAQMRQIRKLGSLTDLIQMIPGGRKMLQAAGGDIPEDSLKRVEAIINSMTMRERVDHTIINGSRRKRIAKGSGTSVEEINRLLKHFLEAKKMMKGLSGAKGKLSMLNKARRLFS
- a CDS encoding ribonuclease HII, whose amino-acid sequence is MPDLSFENDAYRQGYTNVAGIDEAGRGCLAGPVVAAAVIFNAGYFIEDVDDSKKLSPVRRERLFDIISANAMGIGVGIVDNQDIDKINIYNATIKAMKLAVEEIAIHPDYLLIDAVPLKDLSIPQLSIIKGDTLSFTIAAASIIAKVTRDRLMAEYHLSFPEYNFITHKGYGTPEHIEQLRKFGPCKIHRESFIGKIPGCQD
- the trmD gene encoding tRNA (guanosine(37)-N1)-methyltransferase TrmD, translated to MRCDILTLFPGMISPVFGESILKRAQAKGLLNVRVVNIRDYTFDRHRTADDYPYGGGAGMVLKAEPVLKAVDSIREEENDLRILLMSPQGMRYNQDMASELSRDKRRIVLICGHYEGIDERVRTYLSPEEISIGDYVLTGGELAALVIIDSAVRLIPGVLGDSSSVVDESFNQLLDYPHYTRPEELRKMGVPSVLKSGNHEEIRIWRRRQALANTLYKRPDMLDKAVLSDEDIKLLEEIKEEREQ
- a CDS encoding Na/Pi cotransporter family protein, translating into MSFYSIISFLGGIAILLYGIRLAGDGLQKAAGGRLRAILTSLTRNRFMGIGVGAVITAILQSSSATTVMLVGFVSSGLMRLNQTMGVILGADIGTTFTVQILSFRIYDIAILFIAAGVAIMFLGKRTVVRDAGEGILGFSFIFYSIKIISESMVPLKDSVLFKTMLLSVGESPVTAILIAAVLTAIVHSSAAVIGMTLALSLHNLITLDVAIPIILGANIGTCVTAVYSSFGANIEARQVAAAHILFKILGVVIFFPFIGLFTGLVELTSSDVPRQIANAHTLFNIAIGIIFVPLTNPIANLIQKMMPEGKEERFAPKYLDPHVLSTPSLALGQATREALRMAEIVHWMLRESINVFKNNDRDLLQRIEQRDDDVDLLDREIRFYLTRLAQSSLSPSQSRREFELIAITGNMENIGDIIDKNLMELAKKKIYHGVAFSEKGMEEITEFHNKVLENLDIVISAFTSHDKELAHKVVRHNARMGEIERDLRQAHINRLHMGLKESIDTSAIHLDILSNLKRINSHITNIAYPTLEEGAE
- the rpsP gene encoding 30S ribosomal protein S16; translation: MATTIRLTRMGRRKRPFYRVVVANSRMPRDGRFLEVLGMYDPLKAENVESIKEDRALYWLGKGATVSDTVRQIFKRSGILQKFDDINK
- a CDS encoding bifunctional acetate--CoA ligase family protein/GNAT family N-acetyltransferase, producing MFVKKLFSPDTVAVIGATERDGSVGRTVLENLVRSPGRRVFPVNPKRKEVLGIECFASVSDIPVIVDLAVIVTPASTVPAIVEECGKAGIEGVIIISAGFRESGEEGRGLEDEIRKIRRRYGMRIVGPNCLGVIRPHIDLNASFLKVNPKPGKIAFISQSGALGSAILDWAMESHVGFSMFASLGSMVDVDFGDIIDFVGDDPNTRSIMLYIEGIGNAKKFMSAARGFARSKPIIVIKPGKFAESARAAVSHTGAMAGDYHVYDAAFKRAGVIRIEEIADLFNAAEVLDSKYLPKGPKLAIITNAGGVGVIATDALMQSHGELSKISDEGIKELDQHMPAHWSRGNPIDILGDADIDRYLHAIKVCLNEDEVNGILVIYTPQGAAKPDELAQRIVDIAKKTYKPIIAVWMGGKMAKEGRSVFLKNNIPTTGTPEHAVKTYMYMYKYGKNLQLLYETPAELSVDQAPPKHHLKALIRRSVQEGRLLLNEDESKKLLKDYGIPVTRAYTAGSIDEALSIAGETGYPVVLKIVSPDITHKTDVGGVITGVNSEDQLREKYNRLISSVRENRPEARISGVSVQKMFERIDYELILGAKKDREFGTVILFGMGGIGVEIFRDFSVALPPLNQTLARRLMEETEVFKMIQGYRGRPPADIRQLEQIIVAFSNLIIDFPEIEEMDINPLAISGSSISALDARTIIDKDAIGSASPYQHLVITPYPTRYVIPWKLMDGTEVLLRPIRPEDEPMESEMLSTLSEQALVGRFFQAVRKISHDMLTRYCNIDYDREMAIVAELREDGRKRLIGIGRIIIETDFRKGEFAVLVHDDFQRRGLGYKLVDMLIGIAHEKGLEKVYGIVLTDNRQMLRICRELGFTVRDMPDGLSKVELMLK
- a CDS encoding diguanylate cyclase, which translates into the protein MSFDINRSVLTGIFNHSSDCIFIIDKEWRIVEMNGAAETVSGWRKSEVQSMRLCTELFICYDKDGNQLCDGDCPKLSVVENKSGRDSLDVKITDKSGQPFILPGLAVPVSCDGEILSAFIVRNEIDRQLLEERLLSLERLDPLTQLYHRQYFEDLFNIEAKRLQRHGGTIALLMLDVEGLRELNIRYGHRAGDDVLRGVGKVIKKTIREVDIASRYGDDEYVILLYGVDEVKGQAFVQRLRDNMLKLNQTENFPVPVKLNMCLLVEDREFPSLLQKIKNVIDEHKGIPL
- the rplS gene encoding 50S ribosomal protein L19, producing the protein MNVIERLEKQQMQKNITPYNIGDTVQVHVKVIEGDRERTQVFEGNIIARRGKNNRKTITVRKVSYGVGVERVFPVYSPYVQDIKILKSGKVRRAKLYYIRSKKGRAMRIADKDAIA
- a CDS encoding YraN family protein translates to MSRLNNRAKGRDGELLAEEYLAISGYDIIARNYRNRFGEIDLIAREGNTLVFIEVKTRNNYKHGLPADAVDERKQRRLGRVALSYIASEGINNQPCRFDVLSIIENRVELLKDAFILPEGSIW
- a CDS encoding KH domain-containing protein; protein product: MKELIELIAKALVDSPSEVTVAEVEGEKATVLELRVAREDIGKVIGKQGRTARAMRTILSAAGTKLGKRCVLEILE